Part of the Flavobacterium okayamense genome, TCATCAAATTGAATAATTAAACTACCTGTATCAATTCCATGTTTAGCCATTCCTAAATAATATCTAAAGTTATCTTTTGTTTTATTTTCAATTGGTTCACCAAGTAATTCAATAATTTCTTTTTTAGTTTTACCTTTTAACTCATGCTTATTGCGTAAACTATTCATCATATCCCAACGTAAAGAAGAAGTATTTTCAGTTTCTATCCAGTTTTTCCACTTTTCAGAACTGAATTCTTCATAAGTAATATGGCTTCTCAAATAAATAACAAAAAATGTCAAAGCTATAAGTCCTAAAACTAATAAACTATATTTTATTTCTTTCTTCAAATTTTAATGATGAGATTCCTCATTTCATTCGGAATGACAAAAATAATTACCAACTTTGTTTTTTACCTCCACTACTCCACGGATATGGAAACGGTCTATCATAATGCAACCTTTTATTAAAAGCATTATTTTCTAATTTTCATAATTCAGGATAATTACTAACTCTTAAATCAACAACTTTTATAATTGTATTTAACTGTTCTGATTTTAGGTATTTATTCCAAATTAATTTATCTCCATTCGAAGCAATCCCTTTTATATCATTCAATTCAACAGATTTAAGAAATTTATTCCAATCTTTATCTAAATTCAATTTATCATTTAATCTATCTTTCCAAATCAAATAATAAATTAAAATTCCAATTAACAGAATTACTCCTAATGAATATATTAAAATCATAATTTAATATTTCTACAAAATCTCTTCATCCACTTGAAGTGTTTGCAAATAGCTGATAGATTTTTCAATATCGTAATGTAATAATCGATCCACTTCTACAACAGGTACTTCTTCTCTATACGATTTTAAAAACATTTCGATAAACTCACTCGATTTTAACGGACGTCTAAATTCAATAGCTTGAGAAGCATTTAATAATTCAATCGCTAAAATGCGCTCTAAGTTTTCAACAATACGAAGTGTTTTTGTCGCTGCATTGGCACCCATACTTACATGATCTTCTTGTCCGTTACTCGAAACAATACTATCAATACTTGCTGGAGTTGCTAATTGTTTGTTTTGACTAACAATACTCGCTGCTGTATATTGCGGAATCATAAATCCTGAATTTAATCCTGGATCTTTTACTAAAAAAGCTGGTAATTCGCGTAAACCAGAAATTAACTGGTAGGTTCTTCTTTCTGAAATACTTCCTAATTCAGCTAAAGCAATTCCTAAGAAATCTAAAGCTAAAGCTAAAGGTTGTCCGTGGAAATTTCCACCCGAAATAATTTGGTCTTCATCCACAAAAATATTCGGATTATCTGTAACTGAATTAATTTCCGTACGGAAAACACGTTTCACATAATCAATAGTATCTTTACTCGCACCGTGAACTTGAGGAATACAACGGAAAGAATACGGATCTTGGACATGTTTTTTAGGTTGTTCAATAATTTCACTTCCGTCTAACAAATCACGCATGCGTTCTGCTGTTTGAATTTGCCCTTTGTGTGGACGAACTAAGTGAATTAAATCGGTAAATGGTTCTATTCTTCCATCAAAACCTTCTAAAGAAATGGCTCCAATTACATCTGCTAAATACGAAAGTTTACACGATTTTATTAAACTATATACTCCGTAGGCACTCATAAACTGAGTCCCGTTTAATAAGGCTAAACCTTCTTTTGATTTTAATTGGATGGGATTCCAACCAAATTTTTCTAGCATTTTACTAGAAGGTTGGCGGAAACCATCAACATAGACTTCTCCTTCACCAATTAATGGTAACGATAAATGTGCTAATGGCGCTAAATCTCCTGAAGCTCCTAAAGAACCTAATTCATAAACTACTGGTAAAACATCGTTGTTATAAAAATCAATTAAACGCTCTACCGTT contains:
- the hutH gene encoding histidine ammonia-lyase, translating into METTHYISSDLLSIERINEIISQGQKLALSEEASALIVKCRSYLDKKMETNDRPIYGINTGFGSLYNVKISNENLTKLQENLVMSHACGTGAEVPHEIVKIMLLLKIQSLSYGNSGVQLETVERLIDFYNNDVLPVVYELGSLGASGDLAPLAHLSLPLIGEGEVYVDGFRQPSSKMLEKFGWNPIQLKSKEGLALLNGTQFMSAYGVYSLIKSCKLSYLADVIGAISLEGFDGRIEPFTDLIHLVRPHKGQIQTAERMRDLLDGSEIIEQPKKHVQDPYSFRCIPQVHGASKDTIDYVKRVFRTEINSVTDNPNIFVDEDQIISGGNFHGQPLALALDFLGIALAELGSISERRTYQLISGLRELPAFLVKDPGLNSGFMIPQYTAASIVSQNKQLATPASIDSIVSSNGQEDHVSMGANAATKTLRIVENLERILAIELLNASQAIEFRRPLKSSEFIEMFLKSYREEVPVVEVDRLLHYDIEKSISYLQTLQVDEEIL